The Equus caballus isolate H_3958 breed thoroughbred chromosome 28, TB-T2T, whole genome shotgun sequence region ACAGCATCATTTAGGACACTTTAGAATTGTTCCAAAGAATGATAATATGACTTATGGAAGAATTGTATCAGCTGTTTTCAGACAGCGTAACTTGTTATCTGAGACTCAGGTAGCAGGGAACAGAAGGCATAAATTACGTAAGGAGCAATCTCTAGATGAGGGAAAGAGCATTGTCTGGGTATCCGAACATCTGATCTCTCATTCTGGCTTTGCTATGAACTAGCTCTGAGCGTAGAAAAGTCAACCGATTTTTATGCTTCTTACTCCTCTCCTTTATAAGATGTCCATTTAAACTCCAAAAAAGTATATGATAAATCACAATGATTTCAATCACataaattttaatacaaaatgtataaaaccaatttcaaaattttctgcaTATACTGAAAATGTTTGTAAGAATGAACTAACTATAGGCCTTCTCAAATTTCTTCTATTAAATGCAGGTACCCAATGTAACCTGAAAATATCGAGCATAACTATTCTCATTTGCAaaagggaaactagaaaaagacTGCTTCCCACAGAAAATTTATTAacaataggtgctcaattaaatgtttttatacaATGAACAATGTCCCCTTTCATATAAATAATCAAGGGAGAGAGTTTTTGTCTTCTTTGCCTTTCCATCACCCAACCTAAACACAAAATTCTGTTGTAAAGACATCACTTCCATGAGGAAGTATCCATTACAGATGTATAGAAGTCTATGGAAACCTAAgtttacaagagaaaaacagattatCATTCTAACCAACTGCATATTCACGCAGATGCTTAATAAAAGCTACCTGATGATATAATGAAATCAATTCTTGAGGAAGTGTATATAGTTGGCAACTATTTTTCAAGACTTACCATCCAACAaactaaatgttttcattttcaatcctTCATCTTACCTTTTTAACAttcagcagaaattttaaaactaatatgataacattaaaaagtataaatgaaaGTAGTATTAACTATGGACTGATACTCAACTTcagaagttaaaataaatacaagtgtGTAGTAGAGTAAAATTATATTGACAATGTGTAAATCAAAACTGCCGAGAccattgacttttcttttaaaatatcccaTCCATTGCTTTCCCTCCCAAGGACAAAGGCAGCAAAAGAGGAAGGGAGCaaacaaggaaacaggaagaccTGCTTCAGGAATTGGACACATTGGTTTAATCAGCTAAGAAGTCCAAATGCTAATACTCCTAATAATCAGCCATTCCTTTTGTGTTTTGGTAACGTAAATCCTTATGCAGTGTATATCAAATGGAATTTTTTGATTCATATCTGACATTTCAAAGTTTCCATTTTTGAATTCCCCTAGTCTTACATAAGTAACACATTGTCTAATTCTTTTGAAACGTACGACATTTTCCCCAACATCTAGGGCTCCATGATGTAAAATGTCATTTTGCCGATCTTCTGTTCCAGTagtcactttaatttttttaattacaattgGATTTTCAAATACAATCACAAAGATGTCTCCTGTTGAAGGTGGTTTCCCCCAAAAGTACTCATCAACACTGCTATACGCCTTGCTTGCTTCATAACTTTCAAAAACATTCATGTTGGTATATAGGCTTGCAGGAGGGTTATCAGGGATGTCAAATGACTCCTCTTCAAAATCATCATCCTTCAGCTTATTCTCAGCCCCTTTATATGATGAATAATAACCCATGTGCTGAAAGAGAGATGGTTTAAAACGGATCACATTTTTCTGAGCCAACAGATCCCGGAAATGAGTCAGCAGCCAATCACAAGGCATTTCTtgataaaacattaataaaaaatgtgCCAAACGTGGGAGGTCATGAGAATGGTAAAGTTTTCCAATGTAGCCAAGCTTAGAGAATTCAAGAGTTACCCAGTAAGTTCCTTCTAGAGATGTAATGACTTTCTTGATGGCAGTTAAGAAGTTTTTTGAACATCGAACATCGTCTTCAAGCATTACATAATAGTCTGAAGTATTGGCACAAAAATTAAGCAGAAACGCATAGTCTACATTTTGCTTGGAACGAAATCTGACTCTATCTTCTGGATCATTGTAATTTCTTTTAAGGCCATCCAGGATTGGGTAATACTCCTCTGGAGCATGTATAACTATTAATCTTCCTGCAATAATATGGTGGGCAAATTTCTGTGTAATATCCTGAACCATGACCTCACGCCAGGATGAATTAAACTCTGCCAGATGAACCACCACTGAAATCTCCTTCAGCTCTTCATAGCTGGATTGCTCAAAAATTGACCTGATTGTCTCAAGtaaatagtttcctttttttcgtTTTACTGACGAAAGTCCAATTGTAAGAAACCCTGAGCAAAAGAATTCAGAAGAAAGACAAGTTAAATGTGAGATAGGTTTTGAATAacgtagaaaaaggaaaaaaaaaaaaaaaaagatattttccccTTAGGCCTGCTACTAAATGAAGTAAACCTAGTGAGGATTATGTATAGAACATTTTGTGATTAAAGTGTTATGCTAAATATATAAAGGCTGTACTACTTtatatataattgacattttctatgaaaaaaattgcattttaagCACAATGATATATGAACTCTATTACAGTAAACATTTgcttatgaaattaaaaatatagtttaaagcGTTCTGCAGCTTAATGTTCTCATATATGCCCATTATAGAAAATAGAGAGATATTTAGAGAACATccatgctatttttttaaaaacctgcaaaAGGAGAAGGGAATTCGCAGTTAAAGATGACAAATTCttttcagatgatgaaaaagaaaattaagggtAACATTCTTTTAatcatctttaaatttttcttagaaaacatgtcatatattttcatttttctttgatcaCTGTCATCTTGTAACAGAAGAATTCATAGCTGGACTtcacagttttattttgaaattcatctaaATGTTAATTAGAATGCAAACGGCATCATAAGCTATTTTTGAAAAACTGCATTATTTTTCAAGTATATGGTACACTGTTCCAAGACATAAAtattactgttttatttattttgaaacacATTTTATAGTAATTTTGTCTGGACAAAGTTTTATTCAGATACTTAAAATCTAAAATTAGAATTGGATATTTTTagggaataaaataaaacccTGTGAAATGGCAGTTTGCTTCTGAGAAGTGTTAGATGTCATTCTATTGAAATGTTTCCACTTTTTAAGGCTCTTATTCTCACTATGACTCACCGTTGAATAAAATCTCAGAACCACCATTTGGAAAATAGGGAAATGTTCGTATCCCCCAAGATTACTGTTTTAATACAGACACCTACATGATATGATTTGTGTGGTACTGAATAAGCCCCTTccaagaaaaatcttttttactAGTATGTCAGAGAGGTAGAGATTTACACATTTTGTTTAAATGCTTGGGCTTACAATGTTGACTTCTACTCAAAAACTAATACGTTACCTGGTACCATTAAACTCCAGCCACCAGCCTTCATTAATGCTCAATAATGGCCAACACTTCCAGACTACTTTCTACACAAAAGGCAGGAGTCTATGCACTTTACCTGTAATATGCATCTTGAACATTCATAATAGTCTTTGGCATAGCTTTGTGCTTGTCATCATCCCTGCTTTATAGACGAGGAAAGTAAGTCACAGTGAGATCATGAGGTAATTTGTGCAAAGTGTGACACTTCATAACTGGTGGAGTGCCAAAATGGAAGCTGCCCTGCTCTCACCCTGTTTTATATTGTTTGCATTGTTTTATATTGCCTCTTCAGGGTAAAGCAATTGGCATTTGTGCAAATATGCATTAGTAAACTTAGCATGGAAAGGGGGCATTAGTAATGTTTGAATAAAGGCAGTGTAACAGATGGAGATTAAAAAATAGTGGCAGTTTTATGCAATTAGAAGGAAGTTTAAGAACATAGACATTTGAAATggtagaatgaaagaaaaaaaaagatttaatgaaAGCTGAATTAACTAAGTTAAAATTTCCTCAACCTAGTGATCACAAACTCACTTGCATAAACACTCCCAGCAGGGAACTCAATTTTGTGGTGTCCACACAATTTATTAAGAAATTCGTGGAGTTGTttggagggtgaaaggggtaaaggggcacatatgtatggtgatgggttAAAACTGGACTAttgctggtgaacatgatgcattctacacagaaattgaaatataataatatatatctgaaatttatacGTTAATCAATATGAtcccagcaaaataaaaaaaaagggaaaaaaatataatgttgaagaaaaagaggaaaaaggaaattcatGATATCACTGCACTTggttgattttaaaattcatatatttcacataaaaatactttaaaatcagGTTGCATATTACAATTGATGGCATCTTACAATTAAAACTGATAATGCTTATACTTTCTTAGTGCTACATTAATTCGATCGTGACACTTTCTATACTCCATGGAGTCTTGAAATCCATGAAATGTAGTATGTTACTTCTTGGATCTAAACCGCCAGTGATGGGTTGAATAGTTTCCTCCAAAAAGTCATGTCTATCTGGAACCTCAGAATgggatcttatttggaaatagaatatttccagatgtaattagttaagaatcttgagattAAATCCTATTGGATTTAGAGAGGATCCTAAATTCAATAACTGGAGTCCTTgtaaagaagaggagaggacacagggagacATGGGGAAGAAGGACACatcaagatggaggaagagactgGAGTTATGATGCCACCAACCAAGGAATGCTAagagctaccagaagctggaagaggcagggaagaattctccTCTAGAACTTTTGGAGGGAGTGTGGGGCTACCCAgcaccttgatttcggacttctggctccagaaatgtgagagaataaatttctgctgtttcaaaCCAGATAGTTTGTTATAGCACCTTAAGGAACTAATACAATGACTTTCACTATTTCAAAACTGGTAGCAAGTCATAAAAACCAAATTATTAGAGTTAGAAAATGTATCAAGATGggaacagttatttttaaaagctaacttttaaaatttaaaacaaattgatttttctttgtctctctatACAGTTCTACAGAAAACTGCTAAAAAGATCATACTACAAAtaggcattttaattttttttattaatggaaTTGGATCAATGAGTAACTGCAATTTACGAAGAGACATTGAAATATTTCCCAAAGAATATATTACACTGGTAAAGCCTAGAAACTTTTATTGctataaaaatgaagcaaattatcattattttaaaacaatatattttacaCATTCTTGATTTACAAGTGTAAAGATACTTACGTTTTCTTTGTAAAGGCGTGGCAGCTAAGTAGCGATAGGTGACATTGATGGTTCCTGAGAAATTTGATAAATCTTTGAAAGTATGCACATAGCGTTCTGAGTTCAGTTGATGGGTGGATGTTTCCCTTCCAAATTGTTTGTCTCCTTCCTGAATGccaaggaggaggcagagaaaataaataaataacaactgGTCACAGCTTAAATAAAGTTTCTCCTTATGCAGTAAATATATGGGGCTGATATGTAATATGGGTGTTATATAAATCTCAGTCACTGGGACCACATGCTGTCAATCATTATCTCTCCCCTGAATGTCTACCTGGAGTCTCTACCCTCTTCCACTCTATAGTAGACttacatttgcttttctatcgCATACATTAGTAATGGCATCCTCTGGATAAAAAGTCTCTACATGAAGACTCCCACTGCCTTCATGTTAAAATTCAAATGCTTTACAATAATTCAAGGATCTTAAAATTTGACACTAATCTGTTTTAAAGCTCCATGTAAAGCTAATTGCCACTAAATTCCCCATTTTTGAGTCATATTAAGTATTTACTCTTCTTCCAGCACTGTCAAATAAAAGACCACACGTTATTTCCATGAGTGGGAAACTTTAGGAATGATTAGAAAGTATGCAGCAGTGGACATAAGAGTTGTATTTTGGATAATTCATTAATCAAGATGCTTTATTCAGTCTCTTACATGACCGCTAGAATCGAAGGCTGTTGGGAATGGACAGCCATGGTCCTTGTGACGTGGCAGTTTTTTCCAAGGTCTTTGAGGTAGCTCCATTAAGATACATTTGTACCAAGTAAAGGAAATGTCTTCAGACCTTGCACAAGTCTTTCCCTTGAGacgtgtgcttgtgtgtatgtgtgtgtggtattcTGTTGGAAATGAAGTCTGGTCCTTTTTATATTTAGGATCCTTTAAACTATTTGGTAACAGACTTACATCATTCAATCTTCAGGTAGGTTTATATCCAAGAAAACATATTCATATTCagcttaaaatatattctattaacCATTagttgcttccttttttctcccatctCTAAGTCCAATTGTAGATTTTGATTATTTAATCACCATTTGATGAAGTTCTATTGGCTATACATTATCAGCAAAATGATGACTTTCTTGGCTTTTGTATATGGTTTACTACCATTAATAGGATATGTTTGGGGaaatgtaattaaaaagaaatgtttcttttttggcAAAGTGTCTACTGTACTCTGTGGTGTTACATGGGTCTATTTCTGCTATTCAGCATAGAATGGCAGGTCAGGCATGTGTAAGCCATTAAGACTATAGAGAAAGTGAAGATATTAAATAAGTTTGGTCATCATATTATTTGGATGTGGTCAGTAAAACTTTAATTAAACTCCTGCTCTAAAAAATTAGAATTCAAATACAAGTTTTACCTCAATTGAAACAGTCACTACTTCAcctcaaattcatatgtcaaCGGAAGGGGTGACTAACTCAAACTTTTAAATCTATGGCCAAACTGGAATTGTCTTAGAATAAAAACTGAGAATAGTGGCTATGACCGGGAAGAACTTTCAATCTTGTCCTTGCTAAATCAAGATTCATTCTGAATATCTTTTCTGTGTGTTCAATTATGTTTATGAACCTATATTTGGCCTTTAAcactgtatttctatattttatactGCCTTGATAATTTGGACAAAGAAAATACACTTTAGTCTTTTATAAGATTTATAATGGATTGGCCATCTGTAAGTTATagactttcaaaatatatgaaattaaatCTTGGGTGCTAGATTTCTTATAAATATGCTAATTGAATATCCATTGagttttgattatttaaaatttttcacacagaaatattttcatctttgtctttctGAAAACTTATAAAACatcattaaagttttaaaataaacaaatttaggaTTACCAAAAGTAACCAGGGATTCAGTTTAGCCTCAACTATTTTAATAGGAATATAACAGTGTCCATAATCAATAGCGTCTAAAAGAAATACCCATAAAAATCACAGTAGTCACAACTCTGAATTCATTTTACCATTCTGTTCTTATGTGATGTCACAATCTAACAGAAGTGAAGGATATTGAATATTTCTTTAAGAATTCTTTCTTGAACATGTAAAAATCCAGACCTTTTCTGTGATAAGATAGTGTACATTCATCCTGATTGAAGGatataatagaatataaaatgaaacGTAACTTATATGAAAGCACTTTATTAAATTCTCAAGAACAAGTTTCTTTACACatttcagaataaataaataatgtggcTTTCACCTGACGCAGCCTTGTTGGCTGCTTTCCAGAGGCATCTACCTGAACAGCCAGGCTCTCCCTGGATACCTTCTTTCTGTAGCTACTATGCTGTAGTGTATTTCTCAGTAACAAGACAAAGCTTTATGACAATCATTTTCTGGATGGGAATGCAATTCAACAGACTAGCTACAGACTAAATATATACTCTAGTGGCTACTTTGAAGATGCTCGCAGCTGAGAGGCTAAGTTGATTGGGCATGCAGCGTCTCTTCTACTTAGCTTTCCTTGTAATACTATTTGTCTCTTACACTGAGCTCAGCTTCCTTTCTCACTGAAAGGCACATATGCCCCTAACATGTAAGCAACAGACTGAACTGTTACATGCGCAGGATTTCAGGCCACCAGTGGATTTTCTTGCAAAAAGGAGCAGAATAGAATGTGCTAAGTAATTCCAGAGACCTTACAACTTCTAATTGTTTACCTGATTTCTCTGAATTATGACTACTACTTCCCCctgaaataagcaagacagaaaaagaaagacgCACTAATGTGCATGCTTAGAAAA contains the following coding sequences:
- the MGAT4C gene encoding alpha-1,3-mannosyl-glycoprotein 4-beta-N-acetylglucosaminyltransferase C — encoded protein: MFKFHQMKYIFETLDKMRCLRKRSTVSFLGVLVIFLLFMNLYIEDSYVLEGDKQFGRETSTHQLNSERYVHTFKDLSNFSGTINVTYRYLAATPLQRKRFLTIGLSSVKRKKGNYLLETIRSIFEQSSYEELKEISVVVHLAEFNSSWREVMVQDITQKFAHHIIAGRLIVIHAPEEYYPILDGLKRNYNDPEDRVRFRSKQNVDYAFLLNFCANTSDYYVMLEDDVRCSKNFLTAIKKVITSLEGTYWVTLEFSKLGYIGKLYHSHDLPRLAHFLLMFYQEMPCDWLLTHFRDLLAQKNVIRFKPSLFQHMGYYSSYKGAENKLKDDDFEEESFDIPDNPPASLYTNMNVFESYEASKAYSSVDEYFWGKPPSTGDIFVIVFENPIVIKKIKVTTGTEDRQNDILHHGALDVGENVVRFKRIRQCVTYVRLGEFKNGNFEMSDMNQKIPFDIHCIRIYVTKTQKEWLIIRSISIWTS